In the genome of Helicovermis profundi, the window GGATAGTAAATTCCGCTCTTAACAATACTAAATTTTAATACATCTTTTAGAGTATAATCATAAAATGTTTCTAAAATATTATCATCATTTGCTATATATCCATTTTCATCTTCTTCATTATTAAGTTCTATAGCATCTAAATATTCATCATTTACTGCATCAATAATAGCTTGTACATCTGCTGTAGTTATTATAGAAGTTGTATTTTTAAATGCCTCAGCATATTTATCTGCAAGATTATCATGAATATTTATCCCTCCTGCACTACCAAGAATCCTAATAAAGTCAACATTAAGTGCATCCAAAACTAATTCATCGGTATCATATATATTGTTATAATACGAATCCGTGTACCAAGGAATATCGTTTGTTTTTGCATACTCATTTAACGACTTAATCGCATCAGATTTCCAATTAGCTTTATCTAATGGCAAATTAGATGTATCTTCAATATACATAACATTAAAAGCTTGCTTTGTTCCAGTAAAATCAAATATTTTACTATTTGTATCTAAAGAACCTTCAACTTTATAATTAGCTAATCTCAAATCAATATTAACCGATGTAGCTCCTTCATATAGTTTAATAATACTACCTAACTTCTTACCAGTATGCCCAGAATACTGATTAATAATAAGTGAATTATCTGATCCATTCCATGTGGTAAGAGCATTCGCCGATTTACTTTGTCCTATAACTGCAACAAGCTTAAAATATTTATTATTTAAGTCATATAAAGGATTACTAGAATCAATACTTACATCGAAAGAAGTAGCATTCTTGTCAGTAATATCTCCAATTTTATTTAATTCATCAGCTTTGTTCCCAATATAAAGTTCATAATAATCAAGATTGAATTCAGGCTTATCCCAAGTCAAATGTATTTTTTGATTTAATGTACTTGATTTAAAATTATTTATGCTTCCTTCAGAAAGGTTAATCCCATCTATTAAAGCTTGTAATGTACTTAAGTCGGTTACAGAATGCGCGGAAAGAAGTTCATTTTTATATAATTCTATTTTATCCGAATTAACCCTAAGGACACCTGTGTTTCTTAGTATGTCTTCAAAACTATTTAATAAGGCATTATTAAGATCGATTGAATTCAAACCTATTTTACTAAATCCATTATCCTCCCACCAATTAATATTACCATCATTTGAGTATTTAATAATTGATTCAAGTGATTTTTCACTAGAAGTATTATTTGAAGAATTGTACATTACAAATATTTCTTGTGGATCACTAGTAAAGGTCAAATTCAAGTTAGTATTGTTTACCGGAGTAAGTCCACCTGAACTTTCTAAAACATAATTAGTATTAAAACCATCTTCGCCAAATAACACTTTGCTATCAATTAATTCTCCTGTTTTTTCAGAAATATAGTTTAAAGTAATTGAATTTAAACTTCCATTCCAAGTTGTATTAGAATATTCACCCTTTACGCTGCCCTTAATGGCTCTAATTTTAATATATTTGATTGATGAAGTATCAAAATCAATATCATAATTTATAACATCTTTATCAATATTTACAACTTGACTGTATGGTCCATTTTCTGTATTAGCATAGTAAAGTTCATAATTATCGAAATTGTAATTTGGTTTATCCCACGATAAATGAATTTTACCATTCTTAGTTTCTGCACTAAAATTTTTAATAGCAGATAAAACAAAATCGTTAGACCACTCAGCATAACTTGAAGTTGAAACTCTTTCACCTCTAATAGCCACTATTTTAAAGACCTTGTCATTATAATCATTAGCATTTAAAGTCAAATCTAATGTTCCAGTAGACGAATCAACATCTTGTAGCTTAATCATATTATCCTGATTGTCACCCATATAAACTACATATTTATCAAACTCATAGTTTGGCTTATCCCAACTTAAACGAATTTTACTTTCATTTGTTCTTGCATTAAAATTTTCTATCGCTGCTAAAGAAAATTGATTAAACCATTCCTTATAACTAGGTTCTGATACTCTGCTACCTTTTACAGTTAGTATTTTAAATACTTTATCATTATAATCATTAGCATTTAAAGTAACATCTAAAGACTCACTAAGCGAATTTACATCTTGTAGCTTAGTCATATGATCTCTATCATCACCAATATATATTATATATTTATCAAAGTCATAATCTGGTTTTTTCCACGTTAAATGTATTTTATCATTATTTGTTTTTGCATCAAAATTACTTACTGCTGGTAAAGAGTTATTATTATAATAATATTTAAAGGTTAAATTATATCCTTGAGACACAG includes:
- a CDS encoding PA14 domain-containing protein produces the protein MKKNRIFISLILVLVVLFALGISFADSPNNFVNYMKGNLTVKSYNVSDLAWANQGHGRDANIRVWQDKNIIFNDNRAEETYYVSAKHFENESFKVNTANNNVIFVKINSSGNFGYHSKTAKKVWGYYVPNKTGNYNFRINSDDGSLFYLFDFDSDVTHLNNPIASADDFHVDSNAEDTTNQVYLIKNKKYPIYFEYFNWGGYGYFEFKEKYNNGNYKLVNQTKLYPSLNEYIFTDSSAGSSIQNINSGVGKVNDFNKIIKEVKENGTISDFVNSYSFNFIDSTYKEYTSNTYDDTKILNNDLYRLKRAVQSLKLTYGRDLTKEEIVKMVYKYYHAIAENHFYDENGNDIIPPIDRAYVSNETYHNYIYSYLSNEDYKIDRVEVVYKDYMDREINMPRRYKNSNIGSYSNISLTMNEVLNGVKFTDFLKKENYDLYKNIKFNNILNNIDNKPNNFVLDLDYNKYGFRYLTVSQGYNLTFKYYYNNNSLPAVSNFDAKTNNDKIHLTWKKPDYDFDKYIIYIGDDRDHMTKLQDVNSLSESLDVTLNANDYNDKVFKILTVKGSRVSEPSYKEWFNQFSLAAIENFNARTNESKIRLSWDKPNYEFDKYVVYMGDNQDNMIKLQDVDSSTGTLDLTLNANDYNDKVFKIVAIRGERVSTSSYAEWSNDFVLSAIKNFSAETKNGKIHLSWDKPNYNFDNYELYYANTENGPYSQVVNIDKDVINYDIDFDTSSIKYIKIRAIKGSVKGEYSNTTWNGSLNSITLNYISEKTGELIDSKVLFGEDGFNTNYVLESSGGLTPVNNTNLNLTFTSDPQEIFVMYNSSNNTSSEKSLESIIKYSNDGNINWWEDNGFSKIGLNSIDLNNALLNSFEDILRNTGVLRVNSDKIELYKNELLSAHSVTDLSTLQALIDGINLSEGSINNFKSSTLNQKIHLTWDKPEFNLDYYELYIGNKADELNKIGDITDKNATSFDVSIDSSNPLYDLNNKYFKLVAVIGQSKSANALTTWNGSDNSLIINQYSGHTGKKLGSIIKLYEGATSVNIDLRLANYKVEGSLDTNSKIFDFTGTKQAFNVMYIEDTSNLPLDKANWKSDAIKSLNEYAKTNDIPWYTDSYYNNIYDTDELVLDALNVDFIRILGSAGGINIHDNLADKYAEAFKNTTSIITTADVQAIIDAVNDEYLDAIELNNEEDENGYIANDDNILETFYDYTLKDVLKFSIVKSGIYYPKLKFTLHGNSYLNFEYPKLELFDGNNKRIFIKSIIEYDKINDEYTLEIEPLNLDNDMMPIGDYYMLVSSKIVVNDNNYDVRGILSLNDNYKDYELWKLPYVIGQILGDSDKKIVDGIYLNSIIEFKKTHDSTIISSTSSDEVKILIESRKLLDGSF